A window of Castanea sativa cultivar Marrone di Chiusa Pesio chromosome 1, ASM4071231v1 contains these coding sequences:
- the LOC142644529 gene encoding uncharacterized protein LOC142644529, producing MTITTIFLAFLLLFGLANSESQLNDKEQTVLLKLKQHWQNPSSLSHWQNPPSLSHLNSSHHCNWPEITCTSGTITQLLLQNKNITQTVPPFICDLKNLTVINLSYNFILQEFPKALYNCSKLEGLDLSQNYFDGTIPVDIHRLSGLRLLNLGANDFYGNIPASVGQLTELRTLQLFQCEFNGSFPPEIGNLSKLESLQLAYNVNMTAAELPSRFTELKKLKFLWIAASNLNGEIPDTIGEMEALVHLDLAKNNLTGKIPSNLLMPKNLSIVYLFRNQLFGEIPRVVEASNIDVIDLSDNKLTGSIPDDFGRLENMTGLSLFFNQLSGKIPDSIGRLPSLVVLKVFSNSLSGTLPPDFGRYSMLVQFQVADNKLEGKLPKHLCDNERLVRVEAFNNNFTGELPKSLGNCNGLKIVTVYNNRLSGDIPSGLWTSLNLSVLILSDNLFTGELPQRVATNLSRLEINNNFFSGTIPAGVSSWRNLVVFEASNNFFSGTIPQELTSLPYLTTLFLDQNRLSGSLPPDIISWKTLNTLNLRRNKISGRIPPELGNLAGLIELDLSENQIFGPIPPQLGFLRLTLLNLSSNLLTGRIPIQFENDAYANSFLNNFALCASKPTLSIRKCDLEVEPLKSSKHPSQCLVLIICMVAAALLGLLASLFVVRFHRKRKYGLDSTST from the coding sequence atgaCCATAACAACCATCTTCCTCGCCTTCCTTCTCCTTTTCGGACTTGCGAACTCTGAGTCTCAGCTAAATGACAAAGAACAAACAGTACTCCTGAAACTAAAGCAACATTGGCAAAACCCATCATCTCTAAGTCACTGGCAAAATCCACCATCTCTAAGCCACTTAAACTCCTCCCACCACTGTAACTGGCCAGAGATCACTTGCACCAGTGGAACGATCACCCAACTACTACTTCAAAACAAGAACATCACCCAAACAGTCCCACCCTTCATCTGTGACCTCAAGAACCTCACAGTCATTAACCTTTCATACAACTTCATTCTTCAAGAGTTTCCTAAAGCGCTCTATAACTGTTCCAAGCTTGAAGGCCTTGACCTCTCACAGAATTACTTCGACGGCACAATCCCAGTTGACATTCACCGCTTGTCTGGCCTGCGCCTCCTCAACCTTGGAGCCAACGACTTCTATGGTAACATTCCAGCATCTGTTGGACAGTTAACGGAGCTAAGGACGCTTCAGCTTTTCCAGTGTGAGTTTAACGGTTCTTTCCCGCCAGAAATTGGCAACTTGTCCAAACTCGAGTCACTGCAGTTGGCCTATAATGTAAACATGACAGCAGCAGAGTTGCCTTCGAGGTTCACGGAGTTGAAGAAGCTTAAGTTTTTATGGATTGCTGCTTCTAATTTGAATGGGGAAATCCCAGACACGATTGGAGAAATGGAGGCTTTGGTGCATTTGGATTTGGCAAAAAACAATCTGACTGGGAAAATTCCGAGCAATTTGCTTATGCCAAAGAATTTAAGTATTGTGTATCTTTTCAGAAACCAATTGTTTGGGGAGATTCCTCGGGTGGTTGAAGCATCAAACATTGATGTTATTGACCTCTCCGATAATAAATTGACCGGAAGCATACCTGATGATTTTGGCAGACTCGAAAACATGACAGGTCTGAGTTTGTTTTTCAATCAGTTATCTGGAAAAATCCCAGACAGTATTGGCCGTCTTCCAAGTCTGGTGGTCCTTAAAGTGTTTAGCAACAGTTTATCAGGGACTCTACCTCCGGACTTTGGGCGGTATTCTATGCTTGTACAGTTCCAGGTTGCAGACAATAAGCTTGAAGGCAAGTTACCAAAACACTTGTGTGATAACGAAAGGTTGGTGCGTGTGGAAGCTTTTAACAACAACTTCACTGGAGAATTGCCTAAGTCGCTTGGCAATTGCAATGGTTTGAAAATTGTGACTGTTTACAATAATAGGCTTTCTGGGGATATTCCTAGCGGCCTATGGACATCGTTGAATTTGAGCGTCTTGATTTTAAGTGACAATTTGTTTACAGGCGAGCTTCCTCAAAGAGTGGCAACGAATCTCTCAAGATTGgaaataaataacaactttttttCTGGTACGATTCCAGCTGGAGTGTCTTCCTGGAGGAATTTGGTGGTATTTGAGGCTAGTAATAACTTCTTTTCTGGCACAATTCCTCAAGAATTAACATCTCTTCCTTATTTGACAACTCTCTTTCTTGATCAAAATCGACTCTCGGGCTCCCTTCCACCAGATATTATATCATGGAAAACGTTAAATACTCTAAACCTTCGCCGAAATAAAATCTCTGGACGTATTCCTCCGGAATTAGGTAATTTGGCCGGTCTTATTGAGTTGGACTTGTCAGAAAACCAAATTTTTGGGCCAATCCCACCACAACTTGGCTTCCTAAGGCTCACTTTGCTCAATCTCTCTTCCAATCTTTTGACTGGGAGGATCCCGATACAATTCGAAAATGATGCATATGCCAACAGCTTCTTAAACAATTTCGCACTTTGTGCGAGTAAGCCAACTCTGAGCATTAGAAAATGTGACTTAGAGGTAGAGCCCCTAAAATCGAGCAAACATCCATCCCAGTGTcttgttttaataatatgtATGGTGGCAGCTGCTCTATTGGGTTTGTTAGCTTCATTATTCGTGGTCAGATTTCATCGCAAGAGAAAGTACGGATTAGATTCCACATCCACATAG